The following is a genomic window from bacterium.
TCCTGGAGCCGCAGGTGGTAGGTAAGTCCCTGGTGCAAAGCACATCTTTCAGCGCAAGGGGAATACCCAGCAAGGGGGTTCGCTCCCCGGAATTCAGTCTGCGGTCAGCTTCCCTGGCCTGGTCCAGAGCTCTTTCTCCTGCCAGAGCCAGAAAGGCCCTTACCTTCTCCTCCACCGAGGAGATTCTCTCCAGAAGGGATCTGGTCAGCTCCAGGGAAGTGATCTCCCTCTGGTCCAAGAGGCGTCTGGCATGCCATATGGTGAGTTCCCAAAGTTCCATTGGTGCCTCTCTAGATGCTCAAAGTCTTGTTTCACCCTGGGCAAAGCCCATGCCCCACAGGGTCCTCATTGATGATGTACAAGTGTACCGGCCTTATGTGTTGTACAAACCCTGAAACCCATGGATCAAAGCGCCCGAGCCTGAATTCTTCCACGAGAAAGCCTGGAGGAGTTGGATGGGGAGTTCAGCAGGCTCATTCGATGACCCTTGGGACTTGGAATGTGTTCCCAAAACGCCTGGGAGCGTTGGCCAACACTTCTTTGGGCTCCATGGAGGGCAGGATCCTGTCCTCTCTGAACACGTTGAAAAGCTCCATGGCGTGAGTGGTGGGCTTTATGCCCTGGGTTGAGACCTGTCTCAGTTGTTCCATGTACGTCAAAATGGAATCCAGCTCTCTTGTAAGCTGCTCCAATTCCTCCTGGCTAAAGCTCAAGCGGGCCAATTCAGCCACATGTTCCACTTCCTGCTTGCTCAATCCCATATCAAGGCCCCTTTCCATTTTTCCCCGTGGGCATCTGAAACCCTCTTGACAAGAGCGTCTACTCTTGACTTGCCCTGAGCCTCCACAGCCACAAGATCCCTGTCAGAGCTGGGCCTACCCATGAGTTCCAGGAGCACTGCCTTGCCCCCTGCCC
Proteins encoded in this region:
- the gatC gene encoding Asp-tRNA(Asn)/Glu-tRNA(Gln) amidotransferase subunit GatC yields the protein MGLSKQEVEHVAELARLSFSQEELEQLTRELDSILTYMEQLRQVSTQGIKPTTHAMELFNVFREDRILPSMEPKEVLANAPRRFGNTFQVPRVIE